The nucleotide sequence CGTGTCGATGTCCTGAGGCTTGACCGCGAGGAGCAGGACGCGGGCCCGGGCGGCCGCGTCGGCCAGCCCCACCGTCGGCACCCCGTAGCGCTCGGTCAGCTGCGCGGCACGTTCCGGGCTCCGTTCGACCACCAGGATGCCGTCGGCTCCCCCGCGCCGCACCAGCCCCGACAGCAGCGCCTCGCCGATCTTCCCGCCGCCGATGATCGCCAGCCCGCGGCGGCCGGTCGCGGTCACGACGGGCTCCCCTCGACGGGCGCCGGCAGACGGACGGCGTGGCCGGCGGCCAGCACGCGGTGCTGGTCCTCGGTCGGTTCTCCCCAGGGCATGACGTGCTCCCAGCTGTCGGGCGTCCGGCCGTTCCAGGCCGGGCGCGCACCGGTGATGGCGATCTGTCGTGGATCGACGGCCGTGCCGGCGGGCACCCCGCCACCGGCCATCAGGACGCTCAGGCAGCGCACGAGGAGCAGCTCCCCACGCGTCCCCCGGCGGTCCGGACGGCGTCCTCCGCTCCGGACCCCGGGCGCGCGGGCCGGCCGGGCAGCCGACGGGAGCGCGGACGGACGGGCACGCCCGAAACCGTAGTGCGCGGGCGTGTGCCCGCTCCGGGGGCCGGGTAGCGCCGCCCACATGGCAGGAGAACTGAACGGGATGAGGGTGGCCGTGCTGGCCACCGACGGTGTGGAGCAGGTCGAGCTGGACCGGCCCTGGCAGGCCCTCGAGGACGCCGGCGCCGAACCGGAGCTGGTGTCGTTCAGCACGGGGACCATCACCGCCTACGAGCACATCGACAAGGGGGAGCGCCGCACGGTCGACACCGACCTGGGATCGGCCGATCCGGACGACTACGCGGCGCTGGTGCTGCCCGGCGGCGTGATCAACGGCGACTTCGTCCGCGCCGACGCCGACGCGGTGACCTTCGTGAAGGCGTTCTTCGACGCCGGCAAGCCGGTGGCCGCGATCTGCCACGCCCCCTGGGTCCTGATCGAGGCCGGCGTCGTCCGCGGTCGCCGCATGACGTCGTGGCCCTCGCTGCAGACCGATCTGCGCAACGCCGGCGCCGACTGGGTGGACGAGGAGGTCGTCGTCGACGGGACGCTGATCACCAGCCGCAAGCCCGACGACCTCGACGCGTTCGGCGCCGCGATCGTCGAGGAGTTCGCCGCGTCACGGGATGAGGAGACCGCCGACGCCTGACCGCTCCGGCCGGTCAGGAGGCGGCGAGCAGCCCGGCCGCCGGGGCGATGGTGAGCAGGGTGCCGGCGAACACGAGGACGGCGAGCATCCGCGCGCCGACCGGCTCGGCACCCTGCCGCTGGCGCCACAGGTTGACCCCGCCCACCAGGCCGGTGACGGCGAGCGGCGCCAGGAGGACCGCCAGGTACGGGACGATCTCCCAGATCACGGTGGCCGCGAAGTAGATCCCCACCCCGGCCGCCAGCGCGATCGCCAGCTCGCCCGCGAAGCGCAACCAGGCCAGTGCGCTCTCGCGCGGCGTGCTGTCGGCGTCGACGTCCCCGGCCCGGACCACCGGGATCGGGCCCGTCGAGGGGTTCCCGGCGCGGTCGTCGGCGGCGGTGCTCCCGGCCGCGCGTGCGGTGACCCGCTGCGCTCCGGCGGCCGTGTCGTCCGGGCGCCGCAGCGAGGGCACCGGCTGCGAGAGCTGCGGGACCCCGGGCTTGCGGTCCGGCCGCAGGCCCGGGATGGCGGCCGTGACCGGGTCGGCCGCGGCGGGGCGCCTGGGTGACCGGGGCGCGCGGGCGGGCGCCGGGTCGGACGCCTGCTGGTCACTTCGCCGCCGGCCGTACCCGGCCCGCTCGGAGGCGGCGGTGTCGTCGGCGCGGCGCTGCCGGATGCCGGTGTCGTCGTCGTCGACACGGCGGCGGCGGGCGGTGCGGGCCGCGGACTCGATGCCGGCCTCACGGAGGATCTCGGCCAGCGAGCGCCCCCCGGTGTCCGGGTTCCAGTCCGGTTCGGCCATCACGCCCCTCCCAACGAGTCCAGCCTGCGCAGGATGACACCTTCGCGCAGGGCCCACGGGCAGATCCGCACGCACCGTACGTCGAGCGCACGCAGAGTTGCGGCAGCGACAACCGCTCCCGCGGGAACCTGGTGCGCACGATCGGGCGAGACGCCCGGCAGTTCGGCCAGCGCGTCGGACTCGATCCGCGACACGAAGCCCACCAGCTGACCGAGGCCCGTCGCGGTCAGCTCCCGCGGCGTCCGCAGCCCCGCCGACGACGGCGCGGCGCCGGCGAGCCGGGCGAGGGTCCGGAAGGTCTTGCTGGTGGCGACCACCAGGTCCGGGGGGCCGACCGCGGCGATCTTCTCGGCAGCCGGCGCGAGCAGGTCGTCGGCGTGCCCGGCGAGCGCGTCGAGCGCCGCCAGGTCGGGGCGCCCGCCGGCACGGGCCGCGGGGAGGTAGCGCCGGGTCATGCGACCGGCGCCCAGCGGGAGCGACAGCGCGACGTCGGGGTCCTCGTCGATGCCGGCGGCCAGCTCCAGCGATCCGCCGCCGATGTCGAGCACCAGCAGCCGGCCGGCGCTCCAGCCGAACCAGCGCCGGACGGCGAGGAAGGTCAGCCGCGCCTCGTCCTCCCCGCTGAGCACCTGCATGTCGACGCCGGTGCGCACGCGGATCCGGTCGAGCACCTCGAGCCCGTTGGCCGCCTCGCGGATCGCGGAGGTGACCAGGGCCATGAACTCGTCGCAGTTCTGCCTCTCGGCCTGCTCGCAGGCGTTCTGCACCGCGCGCAGCAACGCCTTCTCCCCCGCCTTGGAGAGGACGTCGTCGGGCCCGACGTGCTCGGCCAGGCGCAGCACCGACTTGTCGTCGTGCATCGGGGTGGGGTGCGCCCCGCGGTGCGCGTCCACGACCAGCAGGTGCACCGTGTTCGATCCGACGTCCAGTACCCCGAGGCGCATGGGGCCGATTCTGCCGGTCACCGTCGGCCTAGGCTGGGCCGGTGCGGAACGAGCCCCCCGAGGAGGTCGGCGCGGACTTCGCCCGGGAGTGGGTGGAGTTCCCCGATCCCGCCGATCCCGGGCACGTGGTGCGGGCCGATCTCACCTGGCTGACCTCGGCCTGGACCTGTGTCTTCGGGCGGGGGTGCGCCGGCGTCGTCGAAGGCCGCCCCGACGACGGCTGCTGCAGCCACGGGGCGTTCTTCACCGACGAGGACGACCTGGCGCGCGTGACCGCCGCGGTCGCGGAGCTGACCGACGAGGACTGGCAGCTCGCGCCCGCCGGGCGCGGCGCGTGGACCGAGGAGGACGACGCCGAGGACGCCCCCACCGACGGCGCCGAGGCCGTGCGGTCGCTGCGCACCCGGGTCGTCGACGGGGCGTGCGTGTTCCTCAACCGGCCCGGCTTCGCCGGCGGCAGCG is from Blastococcus sp. HT6-4 and encodes:
- a CDS encoding type 1 glutamine amidotransferase domain-containing protein — its product is MAGELNGMRVAVLATDGVEQVELDRPWQALEDAGAEPELVSFSTGTITAYEHIDKGERRTVDTDLGSADPDDYAALVLPGGVINGDFVRADADAVTFVKAFFDAGKPVAAICHAPWVLIEAGVVRGRRMTSWPSLQTDLRNAGADWVDEEVVVDGTLITSRKPDDLDAFGAAIVEEFAASRDEETADA